In the Chlorobium limicola DSM 245 genome, one interval contains:
- a CDS encoding efflux RND transporter permease subunit, translated as MFEKFITRPVLATVVSIVLVILGIVGMGRLPVTQFPDIAPPSVVVTAMYPGASAETIARSVAPSLEEAINGVENMTYMTSTSGNDGMLTITVYFKLGTDADQAAVNVQNRVSQAQSQLPSAVIERGITTVKQQNSMIMVISLISDSPNYDETFLQNYAKINLIPDIKRVPGVGQATVFGNKDYSMRIWLKPQQLAAYSLTPAEVAAAIQSQNIEAAPGKFGEGSREAMEFIIKYRGKFNTTEDFGNIVIRSGQDGMQLRLRDVARIELGSYDYTVNSKVDGHPSVTMAIYQAAGSNANAIQTELQQVLDKASESLPAGISYAVPYSTKKSLDESIEQVIHTLLEAFALVFLVVFIFLQDFRSTLIPAIAVPVAIVGTFFFMNLFGFSINLLTLFALVLAIGIVVDDAIVVVEAVHAKMEHRGLSAAPATASAMSEITGAIVSITLVMSSVFLPVGFMEGPTGVFYRQFAFTLATAILISAVNALTLSPALCALFLAAPADGSKKKYIMFKGFGTRFFSGFNAAFSTLTERYINSLRFLIDHKWLSIGGLVAVTLLTLFFFKTTPTGFIPDEDNGFAMITVTLPPGASLERTNKVLKDADALLHREESVERVISVSGVNIISGANTPSAGIMFVQLREIAERGKVKNIQDITGMMNRKLAMLTDASFYVLTLPTVPGFGNVSGVEFVLQDRTAGSLQKFNDVSGGFIGAIMQRPEFAFAFTPFNTAYPQYELVVDASRAEQLGVSTSDIMTVMQGLYGGMQASDFNRFGRYYRVIMQSEAADRDDPSSLNGVSVKNRSGSMVPLTSVASLKRVYGPETVDHFNLFNAIGITANVKPGYSTGQAITAIEEVAGQTLPAGYSYDWKGMSREETASGGKAAAIFVLCLAFVYFLLAAQYESYILPFAVMFSIPTGLLGVFLGIKLAGIDNNIYVQVAIVMLIGLLAKNAILIVEYSIQRRRAGKDLVLSALEGSRARLRPILMTSFAFVVGLLPLLWASGPSALGNHSIGWAAVGGMLSGVLLGIFIIPVLFVIFQALQERISGPAHRIEVVHAPVLEDADDTPDF; from the coding sequence ATGTTTGAAAAATTTATAACACGTCCGGTACTTGCCACCGTCGTCTCCATCGTGCTGGTGATTCTCGGCATTGTGGGCATGGGCCGGCTGCCGGTCACGCAGTTTCCCGATATCGCGCCTCCGAGTGTTGTGGTAACGGCCATGTACCCCGGCGCAAGCGCCGAAACCATAGCCCGTTCGGTTGCGCCTTCGCTCGAGGAGGCGATCAACGGGGTCGAGAACATGACCTACATGACCTCGACTTCGGGCAACGACGGCATGCTCACCATTACGGTTTACTTCAAGCTCGGCACCGATGCCGATCAGGCGGCCGTGAACGTGCAGAACCGCGTCTCCCAGGCGCAGAGTCAGCTCCCTTCGGCGGTAATCGAACGCGGCATTACCACGGTGAAGCAGCAGAACAGCATGATCATGGTTATCAGTCTCATCAGCGACAGCCCCAATTACGATGAGACCTTTCTGCAGAACTATGCGAAAATCAACCTGATTCCGGATATCAAGAGGGTGCCGGGTGTTGGCCAGGCAACCGTGTTCGGCAACAAGGACTACTCCATGCGCATCTGGCTGAAACCGCAGCAGCTTGCGGCATACAGCCTGACTCCGGCGGAGGTCGCTGCGGCCATTCAGTCGCAGAACATCGAGGCGGCACCGGGCAAGTTCGGCGAGGGAAGCCGCGAGGCCATGGAGTTCATCATCAAGTACCGCGGAAAATTCAATACCACGGAGGATTTCGGCAACATTGTCATCCGCTCGGGCCAGGACGGCATGCAGCTCCGGCTCAGGGACGTGGCCCGCATCGAACTGGGTTCTTACGACTATACCGTAAACTCGAAAGTCGACGGGCATCCCTCGGTGACCATGGCCATCTACCAGGCGGCGGGCTCCAACGCAAACGCCATTCAGACCGAGCTGCAGCAGGTTCTCGACAAAGCCTCGGAGTCACTTCCTGCAGGGATAAGCTATGCTGTGCCCTACAGCACCAAGAAATCGCTCGACGAGTCGATCGAACAGGTCATTCACACCCTGCTCGAAGCGTTCGCACTTGTTTTCCTTGTTGTGTTCATTTTTCTGCAGGATTTCCGTTCCACGCTGATTCCCGCCATTGCCGTGCCGGTCGCCATTGTCGGTACCTTTTTCTTCATGAACCTCTTCGGGTTCTCCATCAACCTGCTGACGCTCTTTGCGCTGGTGCTGGCCATCGGCATCGTGGTGGACGATGCAATCGTGGTGGTCGAGGCGGTGCACGCCAAGATGGAGCACCGCGGTCTTTCGGCTGCTCCCGCTACCGCGTCGGCCATGAGCGAGATAACCGGAGCCATCGTCTCCATCACGCTGGTGATGTCATCGGTCTTTCTGCCTGTCGGATTCATGGAGGGGCCAACCGGGGTCTTCTACCGGCAGTTCGCCTTTACTCTTGCGACAGCGATCCTGATTTCTGCGGTGAACGCGCTGACGCTCAGTCCGGCGCTCTGCGCGCTCTTTCTTGCCGCTCCTGCAGATGGAAGCAAGAAGAAGTACATCATGTTCAAGGGGTTCGGTACGCGGTTTTTCAGCGGCTTCAATGCAGCGTTCTCCACTCTGACGGAGCGGTACATAAACAGCCTGCGTTTTCTGATCGACCACAAGTGGCTGAGCATCGGCGGTCTCGTCGCGGTGACGCTCCTGACCCTTTTCTTTTTCAAAACCACGCCGACCGGCTTCATTCCGGACGAGGATAACGGTTTTGCCATGATCACCGTTACGCTTCCTCCCGGCGCCTCGCTCGAACGCACCAACAAGGTGCTCAAGGATGCGGACGCGCTGCTGCACCGGGAGGAGAGCGTCGAGCGGGTGATCTCCGTATCGGGCGTGAACATCATATCGGGCGCCAACACTCCTTCCGCAGGCATCATGTTCGTTCAGCTCCGCGAGATTGCCGAGCGGGGCAAGGTGAAGAATATACAGGATATTACCGGCATGATGAACCGGAAGCTTGCCATGCTCACCGATGCATCGTTCTATGTACTTACCCTGCCTACCGTACCGGGTTTCGGCAACGTGAGCGGCGTGGAGTTCGTGCTGCAGGACAGGACGGCCGGCAGTCTGCAGAAATTCAACGATGTTTCCGGCGGCTTTATCGGCGCAATCATGCAGCGTCCGGAGTTCGCCTTTGCATTTACTCCCTTCAATACCGCCTATCCGCAGTACGAACTGGTTGTCGATGCAAGCCGGGCCGAGCAGCTCGGCGTGAGCACGTCCGATATCATGACCGTTATGCAGGGGCTCTACGGAGGCATGCAGGCCTCCGATTTCAACCGTTTCGGAAGGTATTACAGGGTTATCATGCAGTCCGAAGCCGCAGATCGTGACGATCCTTCATCCCTGAACGGCGTATCGGTCAAGAACCGCTCGGGATCGATGGTGCCCCTTACCTCCGTAGCCTCCCTGAAACGGGTGTACGGTCCTGAAACGGTCGATCATTTCAACCTTTTCAATGCGATCGGCATCACCGCCAATGTCAAGCCGGGATACAGTACCGGTCAGGCGATTACCGCCATCGAGGAGGTCGCCGGCCAAACGCTTCCTGCAGGATACAGTTACGACTGGAAAGGCATGAGCCGCGAGGAGACTGCGTCCGGGGGCAAGGCTGCGGCCATTTTCGTGCTCTGTCTCGCATTCGTCTACTTCCTGCTTGCTGCGCAGTACGAAAGCTATATTCTGCCTTTTGCGGTGATGTTCTCCATTCCGACCGGGCTGCTCGGCGTGTTTCTCGGCATCAAGCTGGCGGGCATCGACAACAACATCTACGTCCAGGTGGCGATTGTCATGCTTATCGGGCTTCTGGCCAAAAACGCCATTCTGATCGTCGAATACTCGATTCAGCGTCGCAGGGCGGGAAAGGATCTCGTGCTTTCGGCGCTCGAGGGATCGAGGGCCAGGCTTCGTCCCATTCTCATGACCTCATTCGCCTTCGTTGTGGGACTGCTGCCGCTGCTCTGGGCTTCCGGGCCGTCGGCTCTCGGCAACCACTCCATCGGCTGGGCCGCAGTTGGCGGCATGCTCAGCGGCGTACTGCTCGGTATTTTCATCATTCCGGTGCTGTTCGTGATCTTTCAGGCTCTCCAGGAGAGGATTTCCGGTCCGGCTCACCGGATCGAGGTGGTCCATGCTCCGGTGCTCGAAGATGCGGACGATACTCCTGATTTTTAA
- a CDS encoding efflux RND transporter periplasmic adaptor subunit: MMIPIYRRFVRMPAFAAFFVPLLVFAGCGGQQSPGGPQAMPLAALKLKPAAAVVMQEFPARIEGKVNVEIRSQVDGILEKIYVDEGALVKAGQPLFRIDSRLYREQYNQALAAQHAAEAAASIARLDVDKLEPLVRNKVVSDIQLKSAKASLLAANANVEQARASAQSARINLGYAVISAPVGGYIGTIPFRTGSLIARSGSTPLTMLSDVREVYGYFSMSEADFMQFRRQYEGATLEEKIRNVPPVTLLLADGSSYPEKGELEMVGGQFDESTAAIAVRAVFPNENGLLRTGNTGRVRLESRFEGVLLVPQAATVEMQDKVFVFRLDKSGKVRRTAFTVSGKSGDSYIAGAELKPGDVIVTSGLGRLQDGMAVKPVFDKASQK; the protein is encoded by the coding sequence ATGATGATACCGATATACAGACGTTTTGTTCGAATGCCGGCTTTTGCGGCTTTTTTTGTGCCCCTGCTGGTGTTTGCCGGTTGCGGCGGCCAGCAGTCGCCCGGCGGTCCGCAGGCCATGCCCCTGGCTGCGCTGAAGCTGAAGCCTGCAGCGGCAGTCGTGATGCAGGAGTTTCCCGCCAGGATCGAAGGGAAGGTGAATGTTGAAATCCGGTCGCAGGTGGACGGTATTCTGGAGAAGATCTATGTGGACGAAGGCGCGCTGGTGAAGGCCGGTCAGCCGCTTTTCCGCATCGACAGCCGTCTCTACAGGGAACAGTACAACCAGGCGCTTGCCGCCCAGCATGCTGCCGAAGCTGCCGCCTCCATCGCAAGGCTCGATGTCGACAAGCTTGAGCCGCTGGTCAGGAACAAGGTCGTCTCCGATATTCAGCTTAAAAGCGCAAAGGCGTCGCTGCTGGCGGCAAACGCCAACGTGGAGCAGGCGAGAGCTTCGGCGCAGTCGGCCCGCATCAATCTCGGCTATGCGGTGATCAGTGCACCGGTCGGCGGCTATATCGGCACCATCCCGTTCCGCACGGGAAGCCTGATCGCTCGGAGCGGCTCAACGCCGCTTACCATGCTTTCTGACGTGCGCGAGGTGTACGGCTATTTCAGCATGAGCGAAGCGGATTTCATGCAGTTCCGGCGCCAGTACGAGGGTGCGACGCTCGAAGAGAAAATCCGGAACGTTCCGCCGGTGACGCTGCTGCTTGCCGACGGAAGCTCTTATCCTGAAAAAGGCGAGCTTGAAATGGTGGGCGGTCAGTTCGACGAGTCGACGGCGGCAATTGCCGTGAGGGCGGTGTTCCCCAACGAAAACGGACTGCTCCGGACGGGCAATACCGGCCGGGTCCGGCTTGAAAGCCGTTTCGAAGGCGTGCTGCTGGTTCCGCAGGCCGCGACCGTCGAGATGCAGGACAAGGTTTTCGTCTTCAGGCTCGACAAATCGGGAAAAGTCCGCCGCACGGCGTTCACGGTTAGCGGCAAAAGCGGCGACAGTTACATTGCCGGTGCGGAACTGAAGCCCGGCGACGTGATTGTGACCAGCGGTCTCGGCAGGCTGCAGGACGGTATGGCGGTGAAGCCGGTGTTCGACAAGGCGTCTCAGAAATAA
- a CDS encoding efflux transporter outer membrane subunit, translating to MQPTIKSVFRALRAHGFPVFLILGLAACSATAPYRRAEVKLPASYRGAGELSGQQAIGEIPYRSFFSDPVLVALIDSVMVRNYDLQIALKNIDYAQESLKQAKLGFLPSLSLNASGAVSRPSDNSLSSPSLQQALGQSYSEDYSLSLGTSWEIDIWSRIRSKKKGALAGYLKTVEAAKAVRTKLAADVASGYYNLRMLDAQLDIAKRNLALADTTLRMIRLQYDAGQVTMLAVEQQDAARQAVLQTVPQIEQGIAVQEHALSILTGNYPGAVARGRSLASIPVADNLPAGIPASLLQNRPDVREAEMAVMESHADMAAAKAAMYPSLTITAQGGLNSFRSSNWFTTPGSLFGLVQGAILQPIFQRGELKAGYEKSRIRREQAEIGFKQSLLKAVGEVSDALVRLDKLREQERAAAARVRTLEGAVRNSNMLFKSGMATYLEVISVQSGYLQAELALADIRRQHLTAMAELYRSLGGGWR from the coding sequence ATGCAACCAACGATAAAGAGTGTGTTCAGAGCCCTCCGGGCGCACGGTTTTCCGGTGTTTCTCATTTTGGGGCTTGCCGCCTGCAGCGCCACGGCGCCATACAGGCGTGCAGAGGTAAAGCTGCCCGCATCCTACCGGGGAGCCGGAGAACTCTCAGGGCAGCAGGCGATCGGAGAAATTCCCTACCGCAGTTTTTTCTCCGACCCGGTGCTTGTTGCGCTTATCGATTCGGTAATGGTGCGGAACTACGATCTGCAGATAGCGCTTAAAAACATCGATTACGCCCAGGAGAGCCTCAAACAGGCGAAACTCGGCTTTCTGCCATCGCTCTCGCTCAACGCATCGGGAGCGGTCAGCAGGCCTTCCGACAACAGCCTCAGTTCCCCGAGCCTGCAGCAGGCACTCGGACAGAGTTATTCCGAGGACTATTCGCTCTCTCTGGGCACCTCCTGGGAGATCGACATCTGGAGCAGAATCCGCAGCAAAAAAAAGGGCGCGCTGGCCGGTTACCTGAAAACCGTGGAAGCGGCAAAAGCCGTGCGCACGAAACTTGCCGCCGATGTGGCGTCCGGCTACTACAATCTCCGGATGCTCGACGCCCAGCTCGATATAGCCAAAAGAAACCTTGCGCTGGCCGATACCACCCTCCGTATGATCAGACTGCAGTACGACGCCGGACAGGTCACCATGCTTGCCGTCGAACAGCAGGATGCGGCCAGACAGGCCGTCCTGCAGACCGTGCCGCAGATAGAGCAGGGGATCGCCGTGCAGGAGCATGCGCTCAGTATTCTCACGGGCAATTATCCCGGAGCGGTTGCGCGCGGCAGAAGCCTCGCTTCCATTCCGGTTGCGGACAACCTTCCCGCAGGCATTCCTGCGTCGCTGCTGCAGAACCGTCCCGATGTGCGAGAGGCCGAAATGGCCGTGATGGAGTCGCATGCCGATATGGCCGCGGCAAAGGCTGCCATGTACCCTTCGCTGACCATTACAGCCCAGGGCGGGCTGAACTCTTTCCGCAGCAGCAACTGGTTCACCACACCCGGCTCGCTTTTCGGCCTGGTTCAGGGCGCCATTCTCCAGCCGATTTTCCAGCGGGGAGAGCTGAAGGCCGGGTACGAGAAGTCCCGCATCCGCAGGGAGCAGGCCGAAATCGGATTCAAGCAGTCGCTCCTGAAAGCCGTCGGAGAGGTTTCGGACGCGCTGGTTCGCCTCGACAAGCTCCGCGAGCAGGAGAGGGCGGCAGCGGCGCGGGTCAGGACGCTTGAGGGGGCGGTGCGCAATTCGAACATGCTCTTCAAAAGCGGCATGGCAACCTATCTCGAGGTTATTTCCGTCCAGTCAGGCTATCTTCAGGCTGAACTTGCTTTGGCCGATATCCGTCGCCAGCACCTGACGGCCATGGCGGAACTCTACCGTTCCCTCGGCGGAGGGTGGCGCTGA